Within Syngnathoides biaculeatus isolate LvHL_M unplaced genomic scaffold, ASM1980259v1 ctg177_pilon_pilon, whole genome shotgun sequence, the genomic segment tttttttatatgtatggggtGTTTCCCATGGGTTAAAAAAGTGGCtggccccccccgccccaaagcAAAATCTGGTTTTTCCCTGTGGCTGGGAATGGGGATTTTTTCTTTCCCCGCCTCCTTTACTCTGGTTTGGTAATTCCGTCCTCCCACACCAACGCCCTGGGAAAGGAAAGGATACACCAGCCCCGATTCCCTCTTTGgggtacaaagatcaaggaccaAGCCAACCCACACACTCCCACAAACATCCTGTCCCCCCTGATTAAGCAAtggacaaacattttaaaatcctgttttgaaTTAATGTAAATAAGGTTCTATTTTTAAGCAAATAAAATGAAGTATTAACATAGTTTATTGGTAAGTAGTAAAATAAGTTATAAACACTGAGCTCCCCAGACATAAAGAGTTTTTTGGTGGAATTGGGTGCAGCTTGTAATGGAACATATTAGTGAAAGGAAGAGGGGGGGCCGATCCAAGAAAGTGAATGGGGTTTTAAAATCCATCACTGTGCCTTCCAAATAGATTGGGaaaggaaatcttttttttgagAAGTTTTTTGAATTTTgggatgaaaagaaaagaaaaaaaaaaaaggaaaagagagaagaaagagtagaagagcCGCAATTTTGAAGGACGCACGCAACAAACTACTGTCACCATTCCCATTACATTTTCGCAAAATCCTCTATCCCTTAATCTTCTCCCTTACCtggctgcacatccttccttcaaACTCTAATCGACCCCTCCCGATTCCCCCCTCTGTCCCCCCTTGGGTCCCCAACCTTTGTATAGAatgcccttttttttctccttctttttttgttttcctcccaaCCTGGGTGTACAAACATTTATCAATTCGGCCACCCTCTACCTTTTTGCCCTAAAATGGTTCGAATCTCAAaggtttttttcctccccttttttCCGGCCTCTCCCTCAGTTCCCCCCCCTCATTGGGTCCGCAATTCCTTCCTTTTTAACTAATCTCTTTCCCAAACCCTTGTTTAATGAAAACTTCctggattttttggggtttCCACAAAACTCCAGGGTCCTCCGTCCTCCCTTTTACTTACGCAGAAGACCACACCAACGTACTCTCCTGGCCTGGTCCCCCTCCTGAATCACCCTTTGGGTAAATTTATTCCCCCCATTCTTTTTCCCAGGAAGGTCTTTTTTCCCTTCCTGtcccatcgagagcctgtcccTCACCAAAActtttccggaaggccacacagcccattccctttttttcttccgcTTTTCTCCCTTCCACCACCCCTGGTTTTTGTCCTGCTTCTACCCTCTTTTGTTTCCCTtccttattttttccccctacccCCCCCACCAGTGTTCCCGTTGTACACACCCCATCCCCTGTGTTTTCGCTCTTTTTCTCACTTCCCCTCCCTCGCTCCCCCTTACCTTTTACAATTAACTCCTTCAGATTTACATCATCTCCAACCCGAATATAATCCAACCTGGGCGTGCTTTCTACCCTCCCGCTCTTTTGGTAAAGGTCCCCCCCCaacttgtaaatgttttttgttgtccttctttttttgggaaaaaaaaagtttgttttcacaAACACTGCCATTTTTCCCATCCTTTTCCCTGGCCAAAGTTTTTTCACCCACCATCTGGTCCCCCTCAAGTTCCTTTTTCCTGATGCCTAAAACTTTAACCAAatcacttcttttcctttcatcatCGCCCCTCAAATTGTCCCttcaccaaaatgtccattacaaAACAATCATCACTATCAAACTCTCCTGTCTGTGAtggctcagaactacttcacaACATCAATTCATCTCCGATACGTCCTTTCCACAGATTTCCTCCTCTTTCcgactcttggtcacatccctacctgtggggcacatAGCCCACTTACTCATATATACATaacccccccctcaaaatttcaacaaatttcAAAGTGCAGcctgaaaagtgttttttttgttttgtccagaTTTGACTTCCagcaaagtgaggaaaaaaaaaaaaacccttttttgttgcatttgggTAAATTAAACAAACCCCACTGTTTCAACTATAAAATAATGCTTAGTCATGTTGTAAAGTAACACAAAATATACTCTACAGGGAGGTACAAGATGAAAAAGTTAGCTAACAATTTTTGGTAACTATTTTAGATTGTAAATTAACAACACAACTGTTAGGTGTTATGTGGAGGATTGTGTTGCCAGAGACCCTGTAATGacagtttttcaatttttccttCCACGGCAATTTTGTTTTGACAGACCTCAGTTTAAATTGTGATACAGAaaagattaaattaaaaaaaacagcatcagtTTTTAACATTGCCACAAAagggaaaaaggagaaaaaatatggaaaaaaaaccaacctaAAAGGAAGAGCCCATGATTGAGAATGTGGTTCCTACAATGGTGGCCCTCTTACAAATATCTTTTTTCAGGATATAACATTTGGGGTCCTCATCCTCTCTGCTTCAATCTTTTTGTGTTGAAACCTCCAACTTCACTCGCCACCTTGCAACCAAtaacctcgttttttttttttttttttttctctcttgcttttttttgtgtggttgctgagccctgtccAGTTTACTTGTCCCTTTCAAAATTGTCAAGACCTAACAGTGCGTTGTGCTTCTGCAACAGTGCTTACATTTAAATGGTTAATATGAATGGCAAAATGCAAATTGGCACCTTTTCAGAGGTCCTCAAAGCTATTTTTGGAAACTGTTGAATCAAATGTGCCAACAAACGTTTCGCCTTTGTTAGAGAAAGGCAAGAATGAccctgggggaaaaaacattgatGGAAAATGTAATAGAAAATAACAGTAAGGGCTTGACCCAAATTTTATCAGaatttttcaatccatttttttggaggggacaAGACTTTGGTGATGAAAACTAGTGTTTTATAACTCTACTATAAAACCATTTTTGatcaacaataaaacaatttgaTCAAGAAAGTTTTTGGAGGGAAACGGCAGACCATTATAACATACGCATCTATATGATGTACAATATTTGCAAACTCgtttcacaaataaaaacaacactgcCAAATTGCCCTGAAGATTGAGAAGTTgttgaaaattaaaattctgACCTGAGCAATACAATacatcaaaaaaatgaaacctgaTAAAAACTGCAATTGTTCTACTGACTGTTCACAAAAACTCTTttaggaaaaatgaaaaagaaaaaaggcatttttggtccaaaataattttgggaaACTCAGTTCTATTTATGTTCTGTAATATCACAACAGCTGAAAGAAATTAGATTTATATTGTGTACCATTTTCCCCAACAGATCAAAAGTCTCACGGGTTCCAAAGTTATTCTGATCCAAGTAATACTGATAATATTGGGGCAGGAAAACTAAAAGCAATACTAAACAATCAATCATCCAATCACTCTGAATCTTCCATACAACTTATCCCGTttaagatgaaaagaaaagaactgcaACGTGCTCCTCAAGAAGAACTAAAACTCTACACAGTACTATTCTTCCAAAACAGGTGGAGGAGATAGCTTAAGACTGAAACCCTCTTGTGCTGGATGACCTTGAAAAATAATCCCTGTTCTCTtattgtggtggtggtgagagAGCTCTGCCAGGATGGACAACTGGGAATGAGAAAGCATGAGAAAGAGATACTGAGTGAGAGAGGGCACAATTAATCCAGAACTCAGCAAAGCACCACTCTTCCACATGCTCCTGACCCAAGTAGACTATTTGCTGTCAATGATGTTTGCGCGGATAATTGGGAATCCATGTGCGAAAGTGCAGATGATGCACAAATTCGCCTCCTTTGGCCAAACACTCGAAGCTGGGATGAGCCGAACTCATCTGGGCAGTTATGTAGTCGGCGCCTCGCAAAGGAAAAGCTCTGCCCCTTGCCAAGTTTACAGAGCTGATGAAGCACATGCAGGTTCtcatgcaaaaaaatttaagcGAGGTACACTAGGTGAAGCAATGCTTTTCAACCAGTGGTATAGCAGAAGAATTTACTTACTCTCGATGGTCCTTTGTACAAACAATGCAGCTGATCCCAGGACTGTTCTTGTTGAATGTCCAGTCTtccttcctgaaaaaaaaaatgtcaaaataagaaccaaatgtgaaaattgggaaaatgttTAAACTGAGCAAAACTTCAGTAAAAACTAGAAATTCatgttcacaaaaaaacaatatttgacaCTGCCAGTTGTTCATGATCCTATCTGGTCATTGAAGTGTATTTCACAAAGACTAGCCCACGCATTGACATGTCCTCTACCATGGTTCAGAGATGattttctgtgttttgggtcatcagcagatcctttctttctccatactttggccttttcatcattttaGTATCtcttaatcttggtctcatcagtccataaaacctCTGTGGCTCATCTCTTCACTTTTTCACATCACTCCTTTGCATAATAATGGCCTTGTTTATGGTGAAGAGTGATTTGCATCTTGTGGTATGCCCTGTACTGTGTATTTATTCACCTTCACCCCTGCACCGTGGAGgttggcagtgatgtcactgaaTGTTGTCTTTGTCACGAGCATGGAACAAGGGGTAGCagccaaatgcacaactccgaggcagtgacatgatttcgAGGGtgattttattccaggcagaggtcatacaaaGGTAGCCAATCCaacaaaggcaaaggcacaaaaacacgtggcaaaaggcaaggtccaaaaacatgaaaacaagatcggataactactaggcaaaaacaaggcttaactagacttggctgtagtggcacaggaacgctaaCCGTGACAACGAGGCAAATACACAAGAAGCTTGTATACTGACGGAGACCAATGCTGTCTcatacaacaaactggcaactagtgatacaacacacaaggcttaaatataTGGCATAGAGATAATGAGCTGCTGCTGCAAGCAGCCGtgcacagggcagtggcctggctaCGCCCCTGCCACTTTTTGAGGGTTTCTTAACAGCTCTCACAATGTTTCCATTATCAACTGCTGTTTTTACCCTTGGCCGAcgtgttcaatgttttttgcTCAGTACATCAgtagtttcaatttttttaggacattccaaattgttgtcTCATTTGCAATAGCTCTGATTGATTTTCCTTCTTCTCTTTACTTTAAAAGGTTTGCTTTTCTAGACAGGTTGCTGGTGTTCATATGAGcttaacagcaaatgcagtttttacaGTTAAAGACTTACCAAACACCAATTGTTTAAGTAATCAATCTAAAAGGAAACTAAAAACACCCATC encodes:
- the LOC133497135 gene encoding vacuolar protein sorting-associated protein 8 homolog isoform X2, with amino-acid sequence MLLVCLSCGHLYHVQCLQQTVDCGLPCTSEQQQQWSCYKCSTTHRERGPQYTMPKSHCTSLAQEGRLDIQQEQSWDQLHCLYKGPSRLSILAELSHHHHNKRTGIIFQGHPAQEGFSLKLSPPPVLEE